One window of the Hemitrygon akajei chromosome 5, sHemAka1.3, whole genome shotgun sequence genome contains the following:
- the LOC140728622 gene encoding general transcription factor II-I repeat domain-containing protein 2A-like: protein MKVCDVVCPDKRQAFSNESLSRNTVADRVRELATNLQQQLVGKGRDFIAYSLAVDESRDTSDTAQLSIFIRGVDSSLCVTEELLGLRSMHGTTTGKDLFEEVSRCVNIMRLPWDKLVGLTTDGAPAMCGQKSGLVGRIREKMREENGAGELTAYHCIIHQESLCGKALKMEHIMSTITRAINFIRAKGLNHREFKSFLEEMGSEFNDLPYHTEVRWLSQGKVLKRCFELREEICQFMESKGKDTTELQDKKLLCEMTFLCDITSHLNALNLQLQGWGCVITDMYAAVRAFKTKLHLWETQMQQENLSHFPCCQTMKEQVSTAVFPRAKFAEKLSILGADFTWRFANFEAQKSRFELLSNPLATDVESTPTNIQMELIELQCSDTLKAKYDSVGAAQFLRFIPDTMPQLHCEVENKDQRKAQKKVGRECMRPVIW, encoded by the coding sequence ATGAAAGTTTGCGACGTCGTGTGCCCAGATAAAAGGCAAGCATTTTCAAATGAGAGCCTGAGCAGAAACACCGTTGCTGACCGTGTACGTGAGCTTGCCACCAATCTACAACAACAgctggtggggaagggaagagattTCATCGCATATTCCCTTGCTGTGGATGAGAGCAGGGACACTTCTGATACTGCCCAATTGTCAATTTTCATTCGTGGAGTGGACTCAAGTCTGTGTGTAACAGAGGAACTTTTGGGATTAAGATCAATGCATGGCACAACTACTGGAAAAGATCTCTTTGAAGAGGTATCCAGATGTGTAAATATAATGAGGCTGCCTTGGGATAAACTTGTGGGACTGACGACAGATGGAGCGCCCGCGATGTGCGGTCAAAAGAGTGGATTGGTGGGCAGGATCCGGGAGAAGATGCGGGAGGAAAACGGCGCAGGTGAGCTGACAGcttatcactgcatcatacaccaggaATCGTTGTGTGGCAAAGCCTTGAAAATGGAACATATAATGAGCACCATAACACGAGCAATTAACTTCATAAGAGCCAAAGGTTTGAATCACCGCGAGTTCAAGTCGTTTCTGGAGGAGATGGGTTCAGAATTTAATGATTTGCCCTATCACACAGAGGTGCGATGGTTAAGCCAAGGAAAAGTGCTGAAAAGATGTTTTGAGTTGCGTGAGgagatctgtcagttcatggaaagcaaagggaaagacACAACAGAGCTCCAGGATAAAAAGTTGCTTTGTGAAATGACGTTTCTGTGTGACATCACGAGCCATCTCAATGCGCTCAACCTGCAGCTTCAGGGGTGGGGTTGTGTGATCACAGACATGTACGCTGCAGTGAGGGCTTTTAAAACCAAGCTGCACCTGTGGGAGACGCAGATGCAGCAAGAAAACTTGAGCCATTTTCCGTGTTGCCAAACTATGAAAGAGCAGGTTTCTACCGCAGTGTTCCCacgtgcaaagtttgctgaaaaaCTTAGCATACTTGGTGCTGACTTCACATGGCGATTTGCCAACTTTGAAGCCCAAAAAAGCAGGTTTGAACTGCTCAGTAATCCACTTGCAACTGACGTGGAAAGCACACCAACCAACATACAAATGGAGCTGATTGAACTCCAATGTAGTGACACACTCAAGGCAAAGTATGACTCAGTGGGCGCTGCACAGTTTCTACGTTTCATTCCCGACACAATGCCCCAGCTGCATTGTGAGGTGGAAAACAAGGACCAAAGAAAAGCTcagaagaaggtggggagggagtgtATGAGACCAGTCATATGGTAA